One region of bacterium genomic DNA includes:
- a CDS encoding SRPBCC family protein yields MAQVLVNAEFEFPGAQVWELLRDFGNLSWIPGNENFQVNIEGDGPGMVRQIVMGDAPGVREELYERDDDERRITYGVTDNNPLPCTNYRATMIISDDGPKKAKLAWSSTFDPRDCSEAEAVAAVEGFYAMLLESIRATLGRM; encoded by the coding sequence ATGGCACAGGTGCTGGTCAATGCGGAGTTCGAGTTCCCCGGGGCCCAGGTCTGGGAGTTACTGCGCGACTTCGGCAATCTGTCCTGGATTCCTGGCAACGAAAACTTCCAGGTGAACATCGAAGGCGATGGCCCCGGCATGGTGCGCCAGATCGTCATGGGTGATGCGCCCGGAGTTCGAGAGGAACTCTACGAGCGCGACGATGACGAGCGTCGCATCACCTACGGAGTGACCGACAACAATCCTCTCCCGTGCACAAACTATCGCGCGACCATGATTATTTCGGACGATGGTCCCAAGAAGGCGAAGCTTGCCTGGTCCAGCACCTTCGATCCCCGCGATTGCAGCGAAGCGGAGGCCGTGGCTGCAGTCGAAGGCTTCTACGCCATGCTGCTCGAATCCATTCGCGCAACCCTGGGGCGGATGTGA